ACCCGTGATCCCGAATTCTGGGAAGAGGTCATCGACCATTACAAGGTCACACATGAGGTCCCGACATCACTGATCAAGGAGAAGATCGGTGATCCCATAGGCGGAATGTGCTATGCACAGTGTCCTCCTTTCTGGACCTATCTTCAGGGTGAAACCATACCCACAGATGAATTCCCCCTCAAGGTATTCGACAGGTCGGGAACCTCACACAGGTATGAGAGTGGAGGAATCCATGGTATGGAACGTGTGGACGAGTTCCACAGGATAGAGATTCTCTGGGTTGGAACCAAGCAACAGGTACTTGATGCTGCTTCAAGGCTGCATGACAGATACATGCACATTTTCAACGAGATACTCGACCTTGAATGGAGAAAGGCATGGGTCACACCATGGTTCATGGCACAGGAAGGACTTACCGGTGTTTCCGAACAGACCGAGGCCGGGACCACCGACTATGAAGCAGTTCTGCCATACCGCGGAGAGGACGGCGAATGGCTGGAATTCCAGAATGTCAGTGTAAACGGAAACAAGTATCCATCCGGCTTCAACGTCAAATGCCAGTCCGGTGAGGAACTCTGGTCCGGATGTTCAGGCGTGGGACTTGAGAGATGGGCATCAGCTTTCTTTGCACAGAAGGGACTGGACCCTGAAAACTGGCCTGAGGAATTCAGAAAAAGAGCAGGGGAAATACCACAGGGAATCAGCTTCCTCTGAAGCTGCCCTGCAATATTATTTTTTCCAAGGAAACCTGAAATTCAGAAAAGGGGTTTCCTTAATCTATTTCTATCACAACTTTGCCCTTCACACTGCTATCACGCTGATAGGCCATGGCATCCACTGCCTTATCCATGGGAAAGGCCCTGTCAACATTTACTGTAACAACACCTCTATCATAAAGTTCTGCAAGCTTCTGCAGGCTATCGGTACTGATCTGTGTGAACTGACCCTCGGCATTTACCTGATATTTGTTCATAAGTTCCTCATCAGGACTCTCGAGCATTGATACGATGATACCTCCTTTTTTAAGCACCTGGTAGGATCTTTTGTAGGTATCTCCGCCTACCGTATCAAAAACTGCATCATAATCGCTCAGTTTATCCTCAAATTTCTCATTTTTGTAGTCTATTATCTTGTCTGCCCCGAGCTCCCTGAGGTAGTCGGTCTTGTCAGCTCTGGCAGTGGTCGCAACATATGCACCTAGATGTTTTGCGATCTGGATTGCCATGGAACCGATACCACCCGAACCACCGTGTATGAGAATCTTCTGACCCTCCTGAAGCTTTATCTTTTTGGTGATCACATCCAGTGCACTCACACCCACAAGAGGCAGAGCGGCAGCTTCAAGATTGTTTGCATTTTCAGGTTTCTTTGCTATCATCTTAGTATCGGTGGACAGATATTGTGCATAGGCCCCGGATCCTCCGGCCAGGAAAATGGCAGTGCCATAGACATCATCACCTTTTCCATATTCTGTTACACATTCACCAATATCTGCGACCGTACCTGTGAAATCACCACCCAGTGTCACAGGAGATTCAAGGTCTTTTCCCTGACTGGTGTAACCTTGCGTGATCTTCCAGTCTATAGGATTTACGGCTGCAGCATGCACCTTTACCAGAACCTTGCCCGGAGAAAGTTCAGGTACCTCAACATCCTGGTCTATCCCTACTACTTTATTAATGTCGTCACCATATTCTTTAAGCCTGACAGCTTTCATGATTATTCCCTCCACTCATGAACAATGATTATTTTTCATATTGACATTTCAGTATATATCAACTTAGAAAACTAAGTTATCGGAGCTTATATGTTTTTTTGTGGACAAACTATAAAGGACGGCTTCTATAAGGTGACTAAAATAAGCTGAAGGCTAAAATTACCCAAATAGATAGAGATATCTTAGAAGTATCTGGTTAAGAAGACTTGTATAATCTTCAAATCACTTTTTCAGCACGTTCTTAGTATCATCAAATCCTCTTTCATGTTACATAATACCGGCAATCGCTTACAGCGTTTCAGCAAGCACATGGTCACTATTCAGTGATTTTGTATTATTTGCCCGTTTCCAGGCTTTATGAAAGATTCAATCCAATTTATCTGGCAGTGTTGGCAAGCCCTTTTTTCTATTTCAACCCTTTCAGGGGTGGTTTCAGCTCCCGTTTTGTGGTAATCTCCAATCAGCAATTTTGTTAAAAAAATTTAGAACAGCGTCACAAGAGTGTGAAACTCATTCTGTCCCTTGCAATGATGCTCATTGGAATAGCCTTTGTATTTAAGTGCCTGTTCCAGTAGATCTTTGTTCTGGAAATGATAGCCGAGGGTTTTTTTCAATATTATTGCTTATGGGCATCCTATTCACCATTTCCGTTGATAATTCCCAAAACTTCCCTGAAACTCTCCAGTGAAGCTTCGATATTTTCCACGATCTCATTTGCTAAAACATCAGGATCAGGCAAGTTATCGAGATCAGCAAGACTTGCATCTTTGAGCCAGAAAATATCAAGGTTGGTCTTGTCCCGTGCCACAATTTCCTCATAGCTGAATTTGCGGAACCTTCCGTCAGGATTATCTTCGCTCCAGGTTTCTTTACGGTTGTGCCGATCTTCAGGATTGTAGCATTTTATGAAATCCTCAAGATCGGCATATTTCAGGGGATTTTTCTTGAGGGTATGGTGAACGTTGGTACGATAATCATATATCCAGACTTCTTTTGTCCAGGGATCTTTTGATGCTTCTTTTGCCTCGAAGAACAGCACGTTAGCCTTTACACCATGAGCATAGAATATGCCTGTTGGAAGCCTAAGTATGGTGTGCAGATCGGTGGTCTCAAGGAGCTTTTTACGCACGGTCTCCCCGGCTCCACCTTCAAAGAGGACATTATCAGGCAGCACCACAGCAGCCTGACCACCTGTTCTGAGAATGGTATGGATGTGCTGAACGAAGTTGAGCTGTTTGTTGCTGGTAGTTACCCAGAAGTCCTGACGGTTGTATGTCAGGTCCTCTTTTTCGATCTCACCTTTCTCGTTGGTGAAGGTCATGCTGCTCTTTTTACCGAAAGGCGGGTTGGTGAGCACGTAGTCATATCGGTCTCCGGGGTCGGCTATGAGGGCATCCGAAATGGATATGAGCGGTTCGCCATCGATCTCTCCGATGTTATGCAAAAAGAGGTTCATAAGAGCCAGCCTGCGGGTTCCCGGAACTATCTCGTTACCTCCGAATGTCTTGTCTTTCAGGAAACGATTCTGCTCTTTGTCAAGCTGGTAACCTGATTCCGGGGATGTCAGGAAATCATAGGCTGCAAGGAAGAAACCGCCTGTACCACAACAGGGGTCGCCTATGGTCTTCATGGGTTCGGGACGCACACATTCGACCATGACCTTGATGAGCGGTCGGGGTGTGAAATACTGCCCTGCTCCGCTTTTTGTGTCCTCGGCGTTCTTCTGCAGGAGTCCTTCGTATATCTCGCCCTTGGTATCAACACCCATCATGACCCAGCTTTCCTTATCGATCATGTCAATGACCTTGTAGAGCATTGCAGGATCGCTTATTTTGTTCTGAGCCTTGAGGAATATCTGCCCGAGCATCCCCGACTTTTTGCCAAGTTCCTCAAGCAGTTTCCTGTAATGCGTGTCAAGTTCAGCACCACGCTTCTGTTTCAGAGTATCCCAGCTATATTCTCCCGGGATACCGATATCCCTGCTATACGGAGGATTTCTGTACTCCTCGGCCATCTTCAGGAATATCAGGTAGGTGAGCTGCTCAAGGTAATCCCCGTAGCTCACCCCTCCGTCACGCAGTACATTACAGAAGCTCCAAACTTTGGATACGATGGATGATGTGTTCTCAGTCATTGTTTTTCCCATGAATTTTTCCTTTTAGCTTTTTCTTCATTTTATCTGTTAGGTAATAACCCCCGGTCAATGTTGATTTGCCTCTGAAATCTATCAGATCAGCAGTCTTTAATTTCTTAATGTATCTTTCAACACTGCTAACCGACATTTTGGTTATGGCTGCATAGTAAGGAACTTTTTGACCTTCGTTTTCTGCAATCATTTGCAAAAGTAAAGTCAGTTTTTCTTTCACCTGTTGGGTTACTCCCTCAACTGCTCCCTCAATTGCTCCCTCAATTGCTCCCTCAATTGCTCCCTCAATTGCTCCCTCAATTGACTCATGAGCAATCGGAATGACGGTTTTGAACACGTTTCCTTCTATAAACTGAGGAGTTCCATCATCAGTATATTCTTTTATCAAACGATTTACGTTTAAAACACCGGAACCTAATTCATCCACCCTTCCAAGCTGCATGAAGAATTTTACGATTGCAGGGTTTTTGGGGAACGGAGCAAATCTTTCAGGATCAATTGGCCCTTCACCGTGTGGGTTATTGGCATTCTCAACTTCCACCCGGTCTTCGTAGATTATGAATGTGCAGGGGTATGCATTCATATATTCCCTGTGGACTATCAAGTTTGCAACTATTTCCCTGAATATTTTATTTCTAAGACTTACTCGCTGGTCACCTTGCATGTAAAATTTATCGGGTAAATGTTTGCTGATGAACGTCATTAGCTGCTCGTAGGCTTCTATAAGATTTGTCTGAATGTATTCACGGTCATCGTAACGATAAATGTCTTCTCTGCGAACCAGTGCATCGATCTTAAAGTATGGAATTATCTGCTGGATAGTTTCATCTTTTCCCAGTAGCAAGGCTGCTGCAAGGGTGTAACCTTCCTGCGATGTTTTGAGATCTCTTTTCCATAGACCTGCTTTTTCAAGCATCTGCTGATCTGTCAGCGCCAGCCACGGATGATTGTCGTTGTGGCTTCTGATAAGGTTCTTTATTTTGGGAAACAGGTCGGCTTTGAAATCTTCAAAACGCAGTGCAGGATAAATTATTCCTTCGGTGTAATGGGATGTTTTGTAGTTGTATATCTCTGCGATCTGCTGTGGCTGTGTGACTTTAAAATCGCCGTCATTGCTGCGATTGAATACTTTGTTGGCAGTTTTATGCACCTGTGAACTGGCAGGAACCTGAATATGTATCAGCCATTTCCCCTCTATTTCATAGATTTGCGGAAATAGTATGAACGGTGGTTCGAGTTTTTGAGGATTGTTTGACAGATTGACCAAATTAGTGACGATGGACTCGATTTTGTTATGCTCAACACCGATAATCTTACCATTGTCATCCGCTCCAAGAATTATGTCTCCTCCATCCCGATTGAGCATGGCACAAATTGTCTCGAATACATTTACAGGCAAGGAGGTACGTGCTTCCTTGAATTCCAGATGGATTCCTTCCTGCTCTTCAAGCAATCTTTTCAATCTTTCCAGTCCCATTTGTTCTCACTTCTTCCCCTTCTTCTCCGCCTTCACCCTCTCCAGCAAAACATCAGCCGGCTCCCAGTCCGGCGCGTTCCTCACTTCCTCCAGCTCCCGCTCATCAAGCAACTTCCCCTCAAACGCCTTTTTCAAAATACTCTGCCGCAGCACCTCGGCCTTCTCCAGA
The window above is part of the Methanolobus zinderi genome. Proteins encoded here:
- a CDS encoding NADP-dependent oxidoreductase, producing MKAVRLKEYGDDINKVVGIDQDVEVPELSPGKVLVKVHAAAVNPIDWKITQGYTSQGKDLESPVTLGGDFTGTVADIGECVTEYGKGDDVYGTAIFLAGGSGAYAQYLSTDTKMIAKKPENANNLEAAALPLVGVSALDVITKKIKLQEGQKILIHGGSGGIGSMAIQIAKHLGAYVATTARADKTDYLRELGADKIIDYKNEKFEDKLSDYDAVFDTVGGDTYKRSYQVLKKGGIIVSMLESPDEELMNKYQVNAEGQFTQISTDSLQKLAELYDRGVVTVNVDRAFPMDKAVDAMAYQRDSSVKGKVVIEID
- a CDS encoding type I restriction-modification system subunit M, with protein sequence MTENTSSIVSKVWSFCNVLRDGGVSYGDYLEQLTYLIFLKMAEEYRNPPYSRDIGIPGEYSWDTLKQKRGAELDTHYRKLLEELGKKSGMLGQIFLKAQNKISDPAMLYKVIDMIDKESWVMMGVDTKGEIYEGLLQKNAEDTKSGAGQYFTPRPLIKVMVECVRPEPMKTIGDPCCGTGGFFLAAYDFLTSPESGYQLDKEQNRFLKDKTFGGNEIVPGTRRLALMNLFLHNIGEIDGEPLISISDALIADPGDRYDYVLTNPPFGKKSSMTFTNEKGEIEKEDLTYNRQDFWVTTSNKQLNFVQHIHTILRTGGQAAVVLPDNVLFEGGAGETVRKKLLETTDLHTILRLPTGIFYAHGVKANVLFFEAKEASKDPWTKEVWIYDYRTNVHHTLKKNPLKYADLEDFIKCYNPEDRHNRKETWSEDNPDGRFRKFSYEEIVARDKTNLDIFWLKDASLADLDNLPDPDVLANEIVENIEASLESFREVLGIINGNGE
- a CDS encoding RNA-binding domain-containing protein; translation: MLEEQEGIHLEFKEARTSLPVNVFETICAMLNRDGGDIILGADDNGKIIGVEHNKIESIVTNLVNLSNNPQKLEPPFILFPQIYEIEGKWLIHIQVPASSQVHKTANKVFNRSNDGDFKVTQPQQIAEIYNYKTSHYTEGIIYPALRFEDFKADLFPKIKNLIRSHNDNHPWLALTDQQMLEKAGLWKRDLKTSQEGYTLAAALLLGKDETIQQIIPYFKIDALVRREDIYRYDDREYIQTNLIEAYEQLMTFISKHLPDKFYMQGDQRVSLRNKIFREIVANLIVHREYMNAYPCTFIIYEDRVEVENANNPHGEGPIDPERFAPFPKNPAIVKFFMQLGRVDELGSGVLNVNRLIKEYTDDGTPQFIEGNVFKTVIPIAHESIEGAIEGAIEGAIEGAIEGAVEGVTQQVKEKLTLLLQMIAENEGQKVPYYAAITKMSVSSVERYIKKLKTADLIDFRGKSTLTGGYYLTDKMKKKLKGKIHGKNND